In the Symmachiella macrocystis genome, AAATCCTGCCGCATAAATCGGGCGCGGATTCGGTCGCCGCCAGTCAAGGACTTAATCAGCGTTTCGTTGAGTCGTCCGCCGTCGCCACTTTCAACGCAAGCCACAAACCGCTTGCCCATCAGGTCGGCCTTATCGCACGGATGGCCGTCGTTGCGTTTTTCGATTAGAAAATCCTGCGCGGCCTGCATCGAATAATCCGGCCCCATTGCGTGAAGGACGGCTTCCAAAAACGTGGTTTTGCCGTTCGCTCCAACGCCAAACAGAATCGCCAACATATGCTCAACGGTTTGACCAGTGAGAAAATAGCCAAACAGCTTTTGCAGCCACGCAATGAGTTTAGCGTCAGAGTTGAACGTTTCGGACAGCCAATTACACCACAGTTCACTTTTGGCACCCGAAGTGTAAATCGTTGGTGAAAGTTTGGTGATGAAATCCTCGCGCCGGTGTGCCCGCAATTCGCCGGTCTTCAATTCAATCGTGCCGTTCAAACAATTAAATAACATCGGGTCACAATCCAGGTTCTCCGGCAGAATGGACCGCTGGTCCCGTGATACTTTGACGATTGCATCCATGCTGCGAGACGATTGTGATCTTGCCGCGTGACTGCTTCCGCTGTCGTCTCCGTATGCTTCACGGAACATGTTGATTACGGTCAACTTGACCTTTCGGAATATCTCGCCGGAATCATCCTGTCGCCAGCATTTGCCGTTCCAAATCAACCACTTGCCAGTCTGGAAGCAAAAACGGATATTTTCGCCGTGGTCGTCCACGAACCGCATCGCGTTACCCAAATCTGTCGTCGGGTAAAGTTTCCGCTTGCCGTTTTGTTGCGTTTTAGTCGCGCGACTATTGTGCAACTCCTCCGGGTTGGCGTCTTGGAATTCACGTTCCATCGCCACACGTGCTTCGCGGTCGGTTGCAAGTATCGCCTGTTGGGCTTCATGCCCGTGATATGCTTCAATCGTCATCGTCGCCCCTTTTCTCAGCTTCCGCTTGCCGGCTCAGCCAAGCTTGTAGTTCGGCAACGGGATACAAAACCGATTGCCGCTTCCCGTGTCCGATCCGAAGGCAGGGAATCGGGCCGCGCGGGGCCGTCAGCCCCCACAAGGTGCGAGGGGAAATGCCCAGCGCGATCGCCGCGTCGCGGGGCCGCAGGGCCAGGGGAGTGGGCGTCGATGTCGCAGGGGTGTTACTTCGCATGGTCCACCCCCTGCCGTTTCTCTGCGGCTTTTGTCGCTACGGCGTCTTGCACCGCTACCGCGTTGAAGAGATACCGTTTGCCCGCAAGCAAACAGGGCACCTTGCCCGCGTCCGCTTGTTCCCGCAGCCAGTCTTGAGTTACCCCAAGCCGCCGGGCCATGCGGGCCAATGAAAGCAAGTCACTCATCGCAAGTTTTCCTCAGAGAAGGAATGAACCGCCGGCCAATGGCCAGCATCTGCGATGAATCTTAAGAATGGGCGTGCGCGCTACCGGCGCGCTACCCGCGCGCTACGTGGTGAGTTTGCCGCGTATTACGTGTCAGGCTCGGCCAGTCGATGCGATCCTTTGCTGCCGCCGGGCAC is a window encoding:
- a CDS encoding helix-turn-helix transcriptional regulator, whose product is MRSNTPATSTPTPLALRPRDAAIALGISPRTLWGLTAPRGPIPCLRIGHGKRQSVLYPVAELQAWLSRQAEAEKRGDDDD
- a CDS encoding DNA primase family protein; its protein translation is MTIEAYHGHEAQQAILATDREARVAMEREFQDANPEELHNSRATKTQQNGKRKLYPTTDLGNAMRFVDDHGENIRFCFQTGKWLIWNGKCWRQDDSGEIFRKVKLTVINMFREAYGDDSGSSHAARSQSSRSMDAIVKVSRDQRSILPENLDCDPMLFNCLNGTIELKTGELRAHRREDFITKLSPTIYTSGAKSELWCNWLSETFNSDAKLIAWLQKLFGYFLTGQTVEHMLAILFGVGANGKTTFLEAVLHAMGPDYSMQAAQDFLIEKRNDGHPCDKADLMGKRFVACVESGDGGRLNETLIKSLTGGDRIRARFMRQDFFEFESTHKLVLCTNHKPTVKGTDHGIWRRLRLIPFKNIVPEDKQDKQLPSKLRAESAAILAWLVEGCLVWQREGLTSLPAAIELATSEYRGSQDVIGAFIDDCCITGLSYRCKASQIYEAYKQWSETNGEHFLTQRKFGEAMTERGYERLKEGVKWYLGIGVLDGLDLLDLNPA